In Methanosarcina siciliae T4/M, one genomic interval encodes:
- a CDS encoding YwbE family protein, whose translation MKAEKKKSNEHQLSYQLIYIIANLPAVMNNGSIRANIKEGLKVGIVLKQDQRTGKITRGVVKRILTNSSTHPHGIKVQLANGQVGRVKEIY comes from the coding sequence TTGAAAGCAGAGAAAAAAAAAAGTAATGAACATCAATTAAGTTACCAATTGATTTATATAATAGCGAATTTACCTGCTGTCATGAACAACGGCAGTATCAGAGCAAATATTAAAGAAGGACTGAAAGTGGGAATTGTCTTAAAGCAGGACCAGAGAACCGGGAAAATCACCCGTGGTGTTGTAAAGAGAATTTTGACCAATTCTTCGACTCATCCGCATGGGATAAAAGTTCAATTAGCGAACGGGCAGGTTGGAAGGGTTAAGGAAATTTATTAA
- a CDS encoding VTT domain-containing protein, which translates to MVPSTPLLLAGIIIFNPVELFILNMLGIMVSSTLVYYFSRYIGFDLYFEIRYEKYVKKIRNGFKDHGIPIIVAWSFFPLVPTDLIIYVGSTLRVNIFKCLLGVFVGEAILNASYILSARMILQL; encoded by the coding sequence ATGGTTCCCTCTACTCCTCTTCTACTAGCAGGAATTATTATATTCAACCCTGTCGAGCTTTTTATATTGAACATGCTAGGAATAATGGTTTCATCTACTCTTGTATATTATTTTTCTAGGTATATAGGCTTTGATTTATATTTTGAAATCAGATATGAAAAATACGTTAAAAAAATAAGAAATGGATTCAAAGACCATGGGATTCCGATCATTGTAGCCTGGAGTTTTTTCCCTCTTGTCCCAACAGACTTAATAATTTATGTTGGATCTACCTTAAGAGTAAATATATTTAAGTGCCTATTGGGAGTTTTTGTAGGAGAAGCAATACTAAATGCCTCATACATTCTTTCAGCACGTATGATATTACAGTTGTAA
- a CDS encoding serine hydrolase domain-containing protein, producing the protein MMRHWNYNNHSISSFTHSPGYSAIQPGRNAYIFTLGLILIFLTFSAASASPLNSAVASNTSDPTNSTELEAFMDGAVNSHLKADPVPGATVAVVKDGQIIFAKGYGYADIDKRQPVVGNQTLFRVGSVSKLFVWTAVMQLAEQGKLDLDADVNTYLKDFQIPATYSRPITLKNLMSHTSGFEDLAISGRFFVHNSTDIMPLGEYLEKGMPARVRPPGELTAYSNYGSALAAYIVEQVSGMPFDRYVEENILLPLDMNNTTFDQPLPAILASNMSNGYVYSNNAYTAKPFEYVQVWPAGSMSSTSEDMAKFMIAHLQNGRYGDKRILQEATAQQMHSRLFTNAPGVNGVTYGFLEINPENPRVIGHGGDTILFHTRLALIPESQLGLFVSLNGEDGESAANELLQAFLDHYYPMSPTPVPEPIPGFEKNVSLFAGNYRPTRSAYTNFEKLTSISQRIRISPGPNSTLIISQLTGGSKEWVEVKQLTFSPADGLPSREGLVFGKDSQGHIKYLFIKLDPTATYEKVPWHDDLSINLFLLGSCILLFLSTLIWPISLIIKCSPSKPKKPSSTARLFAGGASMINLLFLTGLTFLFRDKTANVEFIYSVSTFLILLLAIALIAAILALGSAVFAALAWKDSYWSYPERIHYSLVVLALLTFVWWLNNWNLLGFKF; encoded by the coding sequence ATGATGAGGCATTGGAATTATAACAACCACAGCATAAGTTCGTTTACTCATTCACCAGGGTACTCAGCAATCCAACCGGGAAGAAACGCATACATCTTTACCCTTGGTCTGATACTTATTTTCCTGACTTTCAGTGCAGCATCTGCATCTCCTCTAAATTCTGCTGTTGCCTCAAACACCAGCGATCCCACAAATTCAACTGAGCTTGAAGCCTTTATGGATGGGGCTGTAAATTCACATCTCAAGGCCGATCCTGTTCCCGGAGCAACCGTAGCTGTGGTCAAGGACGGACAGATCATCTTTGCCAAAGGCTATGGTTATGCAGACATTGATAAACGCCAGCCGGTCGTTGGAAATCAAACTCTTTTCCGTGTGGGCTCTGTCAGCAAACTCTTCGTATGGACGGCAGTGATGCAGCTTGCGGAGCAGGGAAAGCTGGACCTCGATGCCGATGTTAACACTTATCTCAAGGACTTCCAGATCCCTGCTACCTATTCCAGGCCTATTACCCTCAAGAACCTTATGTCCCATACATCGGGTTTCGAAGATTTAGCTATCAGTGGACGCTTTTTTGTGCACAACTCAACTGACATTATGCCGCTCGGGGAGTACCTGGAAAAGGGAATGCCTGCTCGAGTGCGCCCTCCCGGAGAATTAACCGCCTATTCGAACTACGGCTCTGCCCTGGCTGCATATATTGTTGAGCAGGTGTCTGGAATGCCTTTTGATAGGTATGTGGAAGAGAATATCCTGCTTCCGCTGGATATGAACAATACGACATTCGACCAGCCCTTGCCAGCCATACTGGCTTCGAATATGTCCAACGGATATGTCTATTCGAATAATGCTTACACAGCCAAGCCATTTGAATACGTACAGGTCTGGCCGGCAGGTTCTATGAGTTCCACCTCTGAGGATATGGCGAAATTCATGATTGCCCATCTTCAAAACGGGAGGTATGGCGATAAGCGTATACTGCAGGAGGCTACAGCACAGCAAATGCATAGCCGCCTCTTTACGAACGCTCCAGGGGTTAACGGTGTAACTTATGGATTCCTGGAGATAAATCCGGAAAATCCGAGAGTTATAGGGCATGGAGGCGACACTATCCTGTTCCACACCCGGCTGGCGCTGATACCGGAAAGTCAACTTGGCCTTTTTGTCTCCTTGAACGGAGAGGATGGTGAATCGGCAGCCAATGAGCTACTGCAGGCTTTTTTGGATCATTACTATCCCATGTCACCTACGCCGGTTCCAGAACCCATCCCCGGCTTTGAAAAGAATGTAAGTCTTTTCGCTGGCAACTATCGCCCAACAAGGAGCGCCTACACTAACTTTGAAAAATTAACCTCTATCTCCCAGAGGATACGGATATCTCCGGGTCCGAACAGCACCCTCATAATTTCCCAGCTTACAGGGGGATCAAAAGAATGGGTTGAAGTAAAACAGCTTACCTTCAGCCCGGCCGATGGTCTGCCTTCCCGGGAAGGCCTGGTCTTTGGCAAAGATAGCCAGGGTCATATAAAGTATCTCTTCATAAAACTGGATCCCACAGCAACCTATGAGAAAGTTCCCTGGCACGATGATCTCAGCATTAACCTTTTCCTGCTGGGAAGTTGCATTCTCCTTTTCTTATCGACGCTAATCTGGCCGATAAGCCTGATCATCAAGTGCTCCCCATCAAAGCCCAAAAAACCTTCCAGCACAGCCAGATTGTTTGCAGGCGGAGCCAGTATGATTAACCTCCTGTTCCTGACAGGGTTAACATTCCTTTTCCGGGATAAAACTGCAAATGTAGAATTTATATACTCTGTCTCTACCTTCCTGATACTCCTGTTAGCAATCGCCCTGATAGCTGCGATTCTGGCGCTGGGATCTGCCGTCTTCGCAGCTCTTGCATGGAAAGATAGCTACTGGAGTTATCCCGAAAGAATTCATTACAGTCTGGTGGTCCTGGCTCTGCTGACGTTTGTCTGGTGGCTCAATAACTGGAATCTACTCGGGTTCAAATTCTGA
- a CDS encoding class I SAM-dependent methyltransferase: MPKSYWETVPLKKIPSSLELYPVVYRYLQEGYKILDIGCGFGKISFELASKGYAVTGIDINSEAIRFSNIAATSLEHDQKKEGRADFKVGNASNLPFHDSSFDFAVMQAFLTTVPDPRARKRIIQEAFRVLKPGAFLYFVEFAQNWHLKPYRKRYLQDFPVTKEEGSFLALNPDTGDVEFIAHHFSEKELVFLLVDCGFEIDYFRVEKLKTMVGNVVNGFVVVAKKL; this comes from the coding sequence ATGCCAAAATCATACTGGGAAACCGTTCCCTTAAAGAAAATACCCTCAAGCCTTGAGCTTTACCCCGTAGTTTACAGGTATCTTCAGGAAGGCTATAAAATCCTCGATATCGGATGCGGTTTTGGAAAAATCAGCTTTGAACTTGCTTCCAAAGGATATGCTGTAACAGGGATAGATATAAACTCCGAAGCTATCAGGTTTTCAAATATAGCTGCAACCAGCCTGGAACATGATCAGAAGAAAGAAGGAAGGGCTGACTTTAAGGTTGGGAATGCTTCTAACCTTCCTTTCCACGACTCAAGTTTCGATTTTGCAGTCATGCAGGCTTTTTTGACCACTGTCCCGGACCCAAGGGCAAGAAAAAGGATAATTCAGGAGGCTTTCCGAGTCCTCAAACCCGGAGCTTTCCTTTACTTTGTGGAATTTGCCCAGAACTGGCACCTCAAGCCTTACAGAAAGCGCTACCTTCAGGATTTTCCGGTTACAAAAGAAGAAGGTTCTTTCCTTGCTCTTAACCCTGACACAGGAGACGTTGAATTTATTGCGCACCATTTTTCCGAAAAAGAACTTGTTTTCCTGCTGGTAGACTGTGGGTTTGAGATTGACTATTTCAGAGTTGAAAAACTCAAAACCATGGTCGGCAACGTAGTTAATGGGTTTGTAGTTGTGGCTAAAAAGCTTTGA
- a CDS encoding DMT family transporter — MNYYYLLLLAIAFEVCGTTCMKLSEGFTKLLPSVLIFVFYAISFSLFTLALKGIDVSIAYAIWAGFGTALITIVGILWFREPATALKMISLIVVIAGVIGLHLSDRVT; from the coding sequence ATGAACTACTATTACTTGCTGTTACTGGCAATAGCATTTGAAGTATGTGGGACTACCTGCATGAAACTATCCGAGGGTTTTACAAAACTGCTCCCTTCTGTTTTGATTTTCGTGTTCTATGCGATCAGTTTCTCTCTCTTCACGCTTGCCCTTAAAGGAATAGATGTAAGCATTGCATACGCAATATGGGCTGGCTTCGGGACTGCTCTTATCACCATTGTAGGGATTTTATGGTTCAGGGAACCTGCCACAGCCCTCAAAATGATTTCTCTTATCGTTGTAATTGCAGGAGTTATCGGGCTTCACCTGAGCGATAGAGTCACATAA
- a CDS encoding CxxC-x17-CxxC domain-containing protein, with the protein MGFNDRGNYRGRDSGRGGRDGNRGGFRGGNSGPREMHKVVCSDCGVETEVPFKPTEGRPVYCRDCLPNHRKF; encoded by the coding sequence ATGGGTTTTAATGACAGAGGAAACTACAGAGGAAGAGACAGTGGCCGTGGTGGCAGGGATGGTAACCGCGGAGGTTTTAGAGGCGGCAACAGCGGCCCCAGGGAAATGCACAAGGTTGTCTGTTCTGACTGCGGCGTTGAAACTGAAGTCCCCTTCAAGCCAACTGAAGGAAGACCGGTTTACTGCAGGGACTGCCTTCCAAACCACAGAAAGTTCTAA
- the eif1A gene encoding translation initiation factor eIF-1A — MRKRREGSAAPSTQEVTRVRTPRRENHEVLATVGSLLGSKRVNLQCMDGVVRMGRIPGSKNKKMWIREGDVVIVTPWEIQDTKADVIWKYTRPQIEWLERKGYLK; from the coding sequence ATGAGAAAGAGAAGGGAAGGGTCAGCTGCACCCAGTACTCAGGAAGTAACAAGGGTACGCACTCCACGCAGGGAGAACCATGAAGTACTGGCAACCGTAGGAAGCCTTTTAGGCTCAAAGAGGGTCAATTTACAGTGTATGGACGGTGTTGTCCGAATGGGGAGAATCCCCGGATCCAAGAACAAGAAGATGTGGATTCGTGAAGGAGATGTTGTAATTGTCACTCCATGGGAAATCCAAGATACCAAGGCCGATGTTATCTGGAAATATACAAGACCTCAGATTGAGTGGCTCGAGCGAAAAGGCTACCTTAAGTAA
- a CDS encoding CxxC-x17-CxxC domain-containing protein, with product MAFNDRNSFRGRDNNRGGFGGPREMHNAICSDCGAETQVPFKPDPDRPVYCRDCLPNHRKPRENRY from the coding sequence ATGGCTTTTAATGACAGAAATTCCTTCCGGGGAAGAGACAACAACCGGGGAGGTTTCGGAGGCCCGAGGGAAATGCACAATGCAATATGTTCCGACTGTGGCGCTGAAACTCAGGTTCCTTTCAAACCTGATCCCGACAGACCGGTCTACTGCAGGGACTGCCTTCCTAACCACAGGAAGCCCAGAGAGAACCGCTACTAA
- the eif1A gene encoding translation initiation factor eIF-1A, which translates to MRKRQSGSNKSVSPGNNQEVTRVRTPRKDKNEVLATVASLLGSKRVTLQCMDGVVRMGRIPGSKKKKMWVREGDVVIVNPWEIQDSKADVIWKYTKPQVDWLERKGYLN; encoded by the coding sequence ATTCGAAAAAGACAATCAGGATCAAATAAGTCCGTAAGCCCGGGAAATAATCAGGAAGTAACAAGAGTCAGAACACCCCGTAAGGACAAAAATGAAGTCCTGGCAACGGTAGCAAGTTTACTTGGCTCAAAAAGAGTTACATTGCAGTGCATGGACGGGGTTGTTCGAATGGGCAGAATTCCCGGTTCCAAAAAAAAGAAAATGTGGGTCCGTGAAGGCGATGTTGTGATCGTAAACCCCTGGGAAATTCAGGATTCAAAAGCCGATGTCATATGGAAGTATACAAAACCCCAGGTAGACTGGCTTGAAAGAAAAGGTTACCTTAATTAA